The following DNA comes from Flavisolibacter ginsenosidimutans.
GGGTAAGAAGAAAAAGAACCGTACACCGATGATCGCAACAAGTTCCATGATTCTTTTAGCGATTGCGGATAGGCACCGTAGCGTGCACTGCTATAAGCAGCCAACCATTGGTCAAGATCGATGCTGTTATTCGTCCAGCCCAGATCGGCCAGCAATTCATAAATCACTTCGTTGTTCTCAATGCCTTCCGGTGCAGAGCCAAAGCCAATCAGCGTTTTTGCATACGGTGATTTCAATGCTTCTGCGGAGCCGGATGCATACAAAGAAAGATCACCCGTGTAGGTTGTTTTGCCGCCAAAATTTGGCACGTAACTGTAAATCCATTTTTTGTCGTGATAACCTTGCTGCGTTTTCCAGGTTTGTTCGATGTGCCACACGTATTTCGGAAATTCATTGGCCAGGTCAACGATGATCATCTTGTCATCAGGCACGTTCTTCAACATGGCCTTCAAGGTTTCGGTGTCCCAAAATTTATGCTGGTAGCCGAAGGTCCATCCTTGTGTAACCCATACCGCATCAGGGTTTCCGGCTGCGATTGATTTGTAAATGGAAGCGCCGTAATCAGCCAGCAGCTTGTATTTCGCGGCCGTATCGTTTTTGGGAACGGGCACATCCATCTCGTTAAAACTGTCGGAAAGATAAAATTCATTTTTGCCGAACTCCGCTTCCCATTCCTGTATAAACAGCTTGCCAATCTGTTCAAAATACTTCGTATTGGGTGCTAACACAAAAGCATTGTATTCCTGCGGGAAACCGCCCCATGTCAGTCGTTTTACTTCAACATCCGGATGTAAGTTTTGAAACCCTTCGGGCACAAATCCCGCAAAGGCCGGCGCAATAGGATGCATGCCCAGCTCGTGCATGCGTTTTAATATGCGGTGTTGCAATTGAAGTTGGTCAAGATGCCAGCTTAACGGAATAGGGCCGTCCCATTTATTAAGATTGCCCATGCGGTGCCAGGGCAAATGTGCGGGGCCTGTAAAGAATTCGGCAATCTGCGCATCGGATAACCCAAGTTTTTTCCAAACCCTTGCGGCTATTGCTTCACTGGCAACGGTTGCCAAAGGCATGTTCACGCCGTGCAGCGCCATCCAATCCAATTCCTGTTCCCATCGTTTCCAATTCCAATACGGTGTCGTATAACCAAACGTTACCACGTTAAGAAAGTAGCGGTATTGATAGGGCGATGTAATTTTTTCTTCTGCATAATCAGGCCATGTTTGCGGCAGGTTTAAGTGCTTGCCATTCCAAGTAACCATGCTGTGACAAGCTTTTTGCAGGTAGGTACGAAAGGCATAAGTGATGGCAGTTACACTGCTTCCGCTTATAGACAGTTTTCCTTTTTTGGCTTCTATCAAGTAAGCGTCTTTTCTATTCACCGATGGAATTAATAGCAAGGAGATGCTCTTCGACCTTGCGCCAATTGTTCGTTCAATAACGCTTCTCGCGGCAGCTAAAATTTCTTCGTCGCTTTTTTCGTTTGCCATTGCATCAATTGGCAAAACAGCCGTTACAACAAGCGTTATAAAGAGCGAGAATAAAACAATGGCTCTTCTTTTTTTCATCCGTATTTCTTTATCGCAATTGAAGAATGGCTTTGACTGGGCGGTGATCGGAAGCATAAGATTCATCCACGACAGCGTGCGAAAGAATGGAAAACGTTGATGCCGGCGCAAAGGCGATGTAGTCTATGGTTCTGTTTGGATTTTTTTCAGGAATCGTGAACGGGCAATCGCCAACACAAGTTCGTGTAAACACACCGTCAAGCTGCTTGATTACGTCGCTTGTTGGCAAAGCATTGAGATCACCGGCAATAACGACAGGAAGGCTTTCATCTTTTGCTACCTCGATAATTTTTTTAATCTGCATCTGCCGGTTTACATCGTCGTGCTGCGCATCAAGATGCGTGCAGGCAAAAACAAATTTTTTATTGTGCGGCAAAACGATCGTCGCCATTGCCAGCGTTCGGTGTTCGCCTTTGGTATTATCATCGGTGGGAAGTGAAATATTACGCAGGTTTTCCATCGGAAATTTTGAAAGAATGGCAACGCCGTATTCACCGCCACCGTAATCAATTGCCTTGGCAAAAAAAGCTTTCATACCGGCAAGCCTTGCTATTTCTTCGGCTTCGTGCATCGTCGTCCCCGAACGATTCGTGTGCACATCCACTTCCTGTAACGCCACCAAGTCGGGTTGTTGCTGCTTTATCACGTTGGCGATTGCATCAATATCAATCACTCCAGGTTTTGAAGGCGGGTTCGCGTGGTGAATATTGTAGGTAAGAATCGAAACCGTGTTTGACTTCGTTTGACTACCGTTTGAAGAATCACCGGTCGGCAAGGTTTTTACACCGCAGCCAAACAGGAAACCAAACAACGAAACCAATGCAACAGAATATATCTTCATCTGCAAACAATTTAAACAACTATAAAAATCACTTCAACGACAAACCTTTGGTGGAAAATCCATTAGCCGGCAACTGCACGTCATAAACTTTATTGTTTAGTTGAACACGTACAGAATCATTCGACTGCAGCGAATCGCTTGCGTACAGTTTACCGTCCTTCAACAAAAGCAAACAAGGCTTGGTAACGGACAATCTTCCGCCTTTAAAAGCAACCACACCGGGACCAAAAAACGCCGCCATCAAACTTCCGTCCGTAAATGAAACAACCTGGCACGTAGAATCATTGCGCAAGATTTTGCAACCGGGATTTTTTGCAATGCAGCTTGCTTCAGCAGGTGTTTTACAAAAGGCGGCGATGTAGCCAAACGACTGCACTCTTGACAGGTTTTTATGCAACAGCAGCGGCATAAAAATCTTTTCTTTCACCGGCTCATTCGGTTCCGATGTATTGATGTCTGACCACTTTGCCGTAACGCTTTGCAATCGCACATCGGCCGTTGCATTGCCAAGCGGCACATACACAAAATTGTTGTGGTGTACCCATTTTATGTGACGAATATGATGATTACCTTCTGCAAGCATGTTGCTCTCTTTGTTTACCGTCACAGCGCTACGCCACCGCGATTGATCCATCGCCGTATAAGCAGAATCAACGTTTTGTCCTTTCAAATCGGCCACCAGGCAAACAACGGTATTGCCGTAACAAAACCATGATTTCTTTGCCGAAATGAATGCGCTTCCGTCTTTGTTTGCAAGAACGTAATCCATGCTTGTAAGTCCGGTTTTACCGTCAGTTACGCTGCCAGCAAAATCTTTTCGTATGATTTTATCCGCTCCGCCAAAGCTTGTGATGCCGGGCAAATAGTTCCAATTCCATGCTGGCATCAGGTTAAAATATTCTTGCCCGTCATGAATCAGGTAAGCATCGCCGCTGTTAAGCAAACGCCCTTTTAAATTTTCGCTGTTGATGGATTCAGTGACCTGCGTGCGGGTAGAAATAGTCTTTACAAAAAGACTGAAATCAGGCTGTTGGTATGCGGCGAAATCAGAATAAGGATAATAGCGAAAGCCACTCAACGCGCCGTGACCGTTTTGATGATTGGCGATTGAGGCGAGTTCTGTTTTCTTCTCCGGCGCAAGCTCAATAAAGAAGGGCAACAACTCGCGGACATCCGGACTGTGCAAAGCATTTTTACGGCTTGCCGATCGGTCCATTGTTCCGGGAACGGTATTGATTCCCCTTGCCATCCATTGCCAGCCTTCCAGTAAAAAATCGGTAAGCACATTGATCTTTTCTTTTGGAAAAGCAAGCGCCGTTTCTCTAAGCTCCCAAGCCAATCGAACGTTCTCTTTTAAAAAAGCCGCACCGTATTGATACATCTGCAGGCGCTTGTCGTGCTGGTGAAAACTGTAATCGGGTTGCACGCCATCAACGGTTGTGATTTTGATTTCGTTAACCAGCAAGTTCCTGCATTTCTGAACCAATGCTGAATCTTTCGTCAGCAAACCATAATGCAAGCCAAGATCAGCGGTCCACGTAAGGTTAGCGCCTGTAGAATTGCTTTGAATCCTGTATTGCCCTAAAATTTCCAACGCACCTTGAAGTTGTGTCGGCGAAAGCGATGGTCCGATAAGAATAACAATATCTCTCATTTGCTGCGGCACGCCTATTTCGTTGTGCCACCAATTGGGACATTTGTAACGATGCTGTAGCCAATCGCTTAATGCCAGCTCGATGCTTTGCAGCGTTTGTGTTTGGTGATAAAATTTCGACTGCGGATTAACGTATGCATACGCCAGTTGCCGTAATCTTTTCAGGTGAAGCAAAGGCTTCCATCCTCCTCTTTCCTGGTCGTTGTAATCAATATCGCTCCACCGGCCTTCGCTGCTCAAAGATGCTTGCAATTGGCCTGCATCATCCGACACCTCAAAGGTTCTAAACAAGTATTGTTTGTACCGGTTCAAAACGGTATCGGCTTGCGCAAACAAGACTTGAACAAGCAGCAAACAACCGATAAAAACAATTACGTTTCTTTTCATGTTTATCTCAACAACTGATTCAGATTAGGAATCTATTTCTTCAACTCTTTATACCGCTTCATTGCTTCAACAAAATAATAATCGGCATAGGTTAGCGGCACGTCAATTTCCGAATAGGCCGGTACGCTTCCCGTGCTGTGTTTCAAAATAAAGTTTCCGTTTTCGCCGGTTGCTGCTTTATACTTTGGTGAAGACAAAGCCCATAAAATATCTTCCGCCGCTTTTAAATATTTTTTTGATTGTTTCTTGTTGGTGTATTGCGACAATTCAATCAGGGCAGAAGCAGCAACAGCAGCGGCAGAAGCATCTTTTGGAATTTCAGCAAACTTCGACGGATCGTATTTCCATTGCGGCGTATAGCCGGACTGATTAACGTTGAAGTCCCAATCGGGTATCGTGTCCTTCGGAAGATGTGCGAGAAAAAAATCGGCCATGCCTTCGGCCGTTTTAAGAAAAGACTTTTCGCCTGATTCGCGGTACACCATGGTGAAACCGTAAATGCCCCAAGCTTCACCTCTCGACCAGGTGGAATTATCCGAAAAGCCCTGGTGCGTTTCTCTTGATTTCACCGCACCGGTTTCGGGATCGTAATTCACAACGTGGTAGCTGCTATAATCCGGTCGCACATGGTTCTGCGCCGTCTTTCTTGCATGGCTAATTGCCATGTTTCGAAAGCTTGAATCGCCGGTCACCTTTGATGCGTAAAACAGCAATTCAAGGTTCATCATGTTGTCGATAATAACGGGATAAGACCATTCTCCGCCGTGATAAGATTTTACTTTATCCCATGACTTGATGCAACCCACTTTGGGATTAAAACGAGACGCAAGCGACCTTGCGCTTGTCAGTAAAATGTCTTTGAATGCCGGCTTCGGTTGTATACGTTCTGCGTTTCCAAAACTGCAATACATCATAAAGCCGAGGTCGTGGGTTGTTTTGTTGTTCTTTTCTTTTTCCAACACCTTCAAGATGCGTTCGGATTCAAGTAACAGTGATTGATCTTTTGTTTGTTCGTAGAGATAAAGCAAAGTGCCGGGATAGAAGCCGCTGCACCAGTCTGAAGAAGCACCCGTTTGAAATTTATCCGTTTGCGCATAGTAGGTTTTTGGAAAACGATCGGCCGGAAGCCTGCGCATCATACCCTTGTACTGCGCAGCCGCATCGCTAAAATTTTGATCGATCTTTTCTTCTAAACGTTTATCGGCCACAATGCTTTTTTGCGATGCGCATCCTGCAAAGACGAAAACGAAAAGAAGCATGGTTAACCGACGAATCTGCATTGAGATCATGGCGTTTATTCATTGAATGATTAGCGCTATTAAATTAAAGAAGGCCGGAAAAATTACTCCCGCCGGCCTTACGGCTGCTTATGTGAGAGAACTATTCTGAGTGTTGTGTGTACGTATTGCATATACGATCATGCTGATTGTTGCGCTGTTGCCTTTGCGCTTTCCAATTGCGTGACAAGTCGCAAATGCGTGATGCAACCCAAATGCACAACGTCTTCCTGCAACGCTTTTTTAAATGCCTGTTCTGCTTCCTGATATTCTCCCAATCCGAGCAAACCGAGGCCGAGCATGTAATGACAATGCACCCTGTTGCGAAGCGAAAGATCGTCTTCAAATATCAGCAGGTCGGGAAGCGAAACGGCGAAATAATCAATCTTCACATCACCGTTTACGTGCTCTTTTCCGTATTGTACCAGTCGCTGGAATATTTGTGTTGCTTTTTCTTTTTCACCAAGCTTGCTCCACGCAAGTCCCTGGTAGAACATTTTATCCGGTTGTTGGTCGTTGTAAACAATAGCGGCAGATGGTGTGAACGATCCAGCGGTTGCCTTTGCATAAAACTCGTTTGCCTTCTTCGTGTTCCCCATCTCTTCGTATGCACAAGCCATCCAATAAAAGATGTCGTTTTCCTGCGCACCAAACAGTTTGCCTTCACCAAGATTGTGCGGGTAAACTTGCGCCTGCTCCAGCAGTTCAATTGCCTTTGAAAAATTGTTCAGTCCAAGTTGCTGCTTCGCCATTTCAATCAAACTGTAACAGTATTGAGCGGAAACTTTTCCTTCGCCACCTTCCCACGGATGAAACTTGCGTTGCATGATGAGTTCATGCGCCGTTTCGTAGTCGCCGAGAAGGTTGTATAAAGCGGTTCGCTCCAAATAAAGATCGTCCCGCTTTTCCACCACTTGCAAATGCTTTTTCAAAAACGCGAGTCTCGCTTTTGGCTCTTGGTTCAATCGCTTGTAAAGCTGGTCGACTTCCATCAACACACGTGCGTCGGAAGTATTTAGGGTAAAGGCTCTTTCGTAAATGCTTTGTGCAGCCAGTACATCGTTGCGCTTGTTAAAGAAAGCCATGCCGAGATTTCTGTAAACAGTTGGAAAGGAATTGTCTCTTTCAAGAGACAACTTCCAGCAATCAATGGCTTCGTTGTACTGCCGTTTGTCGTACCAAAGATTACCGAGGTAGTAGGGCGCCTTTGCATCTTTCGGGTTACAGTTGATTGCCGATTGCAAAACGATGATATCCTGCAACCTGTTTGGAAAGCAATAAGAAGAATCCGCAGTTGATGCTTTTTCAAAATATCGGAGTGATTCGTTTTCACTACCCAGTTGCTGATGAAGCCATCCTAAGTAATACCACAACATTGGCGAAGCACTCATTTCTTTTTTCTCCGCAATGGCTTGCAGTAGTTCAATCGCTTCGTCAAACAAACCGGCTGCAGCATAGTCAAGTGCGTATTCAAAATAATTCTGTTCGTAACCTCTTGCAAGAATGTTTAGTTGTTCGATTGATGCTTTTGCTACGACTTCGTTATTGCGTTTCCGGTATATTTTGCTTTGCTCAAAATAAACACCCAGGTTGAAAAGATCTCGTTTCAATGCTACTTCGCAAACTTGCAATGCTTCGTCATATCGTTCCAACTTCCGTAAGGCTGCAATCTTCAATACATAAGCTTTGCTATTGCCCGCGTTTCGGTCAAGCGAAAGTTGAATGTGTTCCAACGCAGAATGATAATTGCCTTTTGACAAATCCAGTTGCGCAATTGAAAAATAGCTTCCGTGTTGCCACGCTGCGTTCCATGCCGCCTTGTAAAAAGACTCGTAAGCTTCCTCATTTCTGCCTTGCATTTTTAAGCACAGTCCAAGGTTGTAGTATGGCTCGCCGTCGTATGGATTCGGATTTCGCTTCGACAACGATTCAATTGCGGCGCGAAAAAAAGGTTCGCTTCTTTCAAACTGGCCTCTTCGGAAATACCAAAGACCAAGCGCATTGTTGTTACGAATATCAGTTGGATCGCGGCGCAAGGCTTCTTCGTAATAAGGCACCGGACTGTAAGTAGCGTGACGATATTGCTCAAGGTGCAGGCCGGTTAGAAACAATTCTTCGGTTGTCTCAACGTCTTTTGGCGCCAACGCAGGCTTTGCTGCTTCGGGTAGCTCTTTCTCTTTCGCCTTTCCCGGTTCGTACCGAAGAATTTCTTTTCCGCTTTCGTTAAGAATCGTCACAGTAATATCCTTGGTTGAAATGGTCTCTTTCACCGGGGTGCTTGTTGCAAACAATTCTTCAGGACTGACAAAAACTTTTTTATTAAATAGCAACTGACCGGCACATGCCAATCGAATGATGACATTTTGCGAAGACGTAGCAAATAGTTTTAAATCCAATGCTTCGCCGATCTGCTCAACGTTTAGCAAAACATCTTTCGTTGCGCCCTTCACCACACCCAGTTCGCGATAAGGCAAAAAGTATTGCGTAAATGTTTTTTCCTCGTAAGGCATCAACCAGCTAAAGTCAGGTTGGTTATCGGTGAAAACACCGGCCATCAATTCAATGTAAGGCCCGTCTTCGTCGGTCAGGTTTCTATCCCACGCAAGACCAAAATCGCTGTGTCCCCAGGTCCATTGTTTTTTTCCCGGCGATACGTGATGATTGGCAACGTGCAAAACACCGGCCCGTGTGTCGTGTTCGTAACCGCCTAAGAAATCATAATCGGAATTGATTGCCATGTACGAAGTCGGAACCGGAATGTTCTTGTAACGGGAAATATCCGTACCCGGAGCGTAATTCACTTTGTAGTAAGTGCCCTTTGCAATGGGAAAGCTTGATACGTCGCGTTTGCCGTGATCAAATACCGCGTTAACATCGGGCGGAAAAACAGACTGGTAATCGTCGTTCACTTTTACCGCAGGATTAGCCCACCACAAAAAGGTTTGCGGAAGCGGTGTGCGGTTGTACAGCTTTACGTTGATTTCGAGAAAAGCTTTGTCGGGATGAAGAACAAAACCCGCCATGCCCTTTGTTCCGAACATGCGTTCCACTTCATTCACCCAAATTGTTTTGCTGCCGTCGCTGGCCTCCTCAATGGAATAATCAACCGGCTCAAACGTACTTGGACGGTGGTGTTGCGGCCAGTTAAATTCAATGCCGCCCGAGATCCACGGTCCACACAAACCAACGAGGGCAGGCTTGATGACCTGGTTGTAATAAACAAAATGACGACCCTTTATTTTGTCGTAAGCCATTTGCACACGGCCGCCCAGTTCAGGCAGGATCATGATTTTCAGGTAACGATTTTCCAAAAACAAGCCGGTGTATTCCTTGTCTTTCTTTTCATCATAAATCTTATCGATCACCGGGTTTGGATAAACAACGCCGCTGCTTCCCTGGTAAACGCGGTTTTCAAAAAACATTGGGTTCTTATCCGGCACACCCACTTCGTAAGTCGGTATCACAACGGTTTCTTTCCAAACACTTACAGATGATTGTTCCATTCGTTATTTGTTTTCACAATTCAAACGCACGTCGAATTGCGCTTCACGTTGAAGTCTATTGTATCGAATCCTATTGCTCAATGAGCAACGATGGTTTCAAGTTCTTCCAGTGTTTTGCCTTTTGTTTCCTTCACTTTGAATTTGATAAAGAAGAACCCCAAAAGACAGATGACCGCATACAACCAAAACGGTCCGTATGTTCCTAATTTTTCAGCGAGGATTGGAAACGTAAACACCAAAACAAAATAGGCGGCCCACAGTGAAACAACTGACACGGATGTGGCCAATCCACGAATCTTGTTCGGGAAGATTTCTGAAATCAACACCCAGGTTACCGGCGCTAAGGAAGTAGCGTAACTGGCGATTGCCAGCAACACAAACACGGACACCAATCCTGCACTGGCACCGCTTTTTAGCAGTACCGCCATCACAACATACACCACCGATAGAATAATTGAGCCGTACAACATCAAAGGCCTTCTTCCCAACTTATCTACTTGCCACATGGCTAAAAGTGTGAAGAGGAGATTGACGAAACCAATAGCAACCGTTTCAAACAATTGCCGGTCGAGGTTAGCACCAACGGATTCAAAAATGGTGGAGGTGTAATTGAAGACAACGTTGATACCACAGAACTGCTGAAACACCGCAAGCGTAATACCGACGACCACGGCCGGCCGTACGCCTTTTTCAAAAACGGCTGCGTAAGATGGTTTCGCTTCGTTGCGAAGCGAACGCCTGATATCATCTGTTGTGCTGTTTGCGAAATCCGCACCGCCAATCTTTTGCAGGATGCGTTGCGCCTTCTCGTTTTGCTTTGCTTTGAAAAGCCAGCGTGGACTTTCCGGCAGCCACACAACGCCAAGCAGAAACAACAAAGACGGCACAACGCCAAGACCAAACATCCAACGCCAGGCATCAACGCCTTTATCGGCCAAACTGTAATTCACAAGATTAGTAATCAAAATGCCGAGCACAATAGTCAGTTGGTTGATCGCCACGTTTCTTCCGCGAACCGCAGCCGGTGAAACTTCGGCGATGTACATGGGACTTAACATGGATGCCATGCCCACGCCGATGCCCGCGGCAAAACGCATGATGATGAAAACGGTCAGTGAATTGGAAAAGGCCATGCCGAGTGATGACACAGCAAAAATGGAAGCGGCTGTCATCAAGCCGGGCTTGCGTCCGTAGCAGTCGGCAAGGTTGCCAGCAAACAAACAACCAACGATGCAGCCCAATGCCAACGAGCCGGTTAAAAAGCCTTCCCACCACGTGTTCAATTGAAAAGCCGTTCGAAGGAAAGGCAGGGCACCGGAGATTACCGCAAAGTCAAAACCGAACAAGTAACCGCCCAACGCGGAGATGAAAGAAATACCAATCACATAAGCACCGTTGTATGTAGAAGACGTCTTGGTCATTACGTTATTTTGCTGAAGCATCGTAGTTTTTGTTAACCGAAGGAGGTTGCAATGGTTTGCTACTTTCTTTCGTATTCGCTCTCGACAAACTTAGTTTTCAAGCGTTGAAACCCAAATGGAATTTGCGTTGAAATAGATGGACAATCTGCTGTGAATCTGCCTTGCTTAAAGCTGCATTCTCTTTTAACAACGGAATAAAATCCTGAACCAAAATAATAAACCTGCATGAGATAATGTATATGACTTGAGCACTATCCGTCATCCGAAAAACAAGGCTACTCAACGCCAAATGCATAAATCGTTTTTAAAGAATATTTCTCGCCGGGATACAAGATCGTATTTGGAAACGACGGCTGGTTGGGGCTATCCGGGAAGGCCTGTGTTTCCAATGCCACAGCCCCGTGCTTTTCATATAGCTGTCCTTGCACGCCCTTTATTGAACTGTCCCAGTAGTTGGCGGTGTAAACTTGTATGCCCGGCGCAGATGTAAATACCGTCAGCGAACGGCAGCTTACCGGTTCGGAAAGTTTAGCCGCAAAAACAACTTCACTAGTTGAATGGTCTTCTAAAACAAAATTGTGGTCATAGCCCACGTCCTTCGGAAAGGAGTCAATGCCGCTGCCTATTTTTTTTGGCTGTCGAAAATCAAGTGCTGTACCTTCTACCGAAAGCACTGAACCCGTTGGTACATTTTGTTCATTCTTTTCCGTATAAGCCGAAGCGTTCACCTGGAGCAAATGATCATCAATTACCGGAACATCAAAGCCGGTTAAATTGAAATAAGAATGATTGGTCAGGCTCACAGGCGTTGCCTTGTCCGTTTCCGCACTGTATTCAATGCAAAGTTGATTGTTCTTGTTCAAGGAGTAGGAAACCGTCACATCTAAATTACCGGGATAACCTTCTTCACCGTCCCTGCTTAAATAGCTAAAGACAATACCGACTTGTTCTTCTTTGTTGATAAAACGTTGAACGTCCCAAATCTTTTTATGAAAACCTTCCACACCGCCGTGCAAGTGAGTAACGCCATCATTAAGCGACAAAAGAATTGGTTTTCCGTCCAACATGAACCGGCCGTTTGCGATGCGGTTTGCATAACGACCCACAACGCAACCGAGATAATCCCGGTTTACTAAGTAATCTTCAATACTGGAGAAACCCGCAACAATGTTTTTGCAATCTCCATTTTTGTCGGGAGTGTCTATTGACAAAATGCTGCAGCCAAGGTTTGTCAGTGCAACTTCAACTTCACCATTTTGAAGAACGATTCGGCAAACACCTTTATCACGCAATTGCGCTGCCTGCTCGTACCGAAGCGATAAAGAATTGCTCTTAGCCTGCTGCATGTTTCAAAAAATTTTCGCTTCACAAATGATATTGAAATCAACGTTAACAATCATCGCTATTGTTTTTTTAACTTGATTACGGCACTTCTGTAAGCTGTTGATACAGGCCAGAGAATACCAATCGTCATCAGGTATTCACCCGACAAGGTTGTCTTGTTTTTATCGTCCAATG
Coding sequences within:
- a CDS encoding alpha-N-acetylglucosaminidase; its protein translation is MKKRRAIVLFSLFITLVVTAVLPIDAMANEKSDEEILAAARSVIERTIGARSKSISLLLIPSVNRKDAYLIEAKKGKLSISGSSVTAITYAFRTYLQKACHSMVTWNGKHLNLPQTWPDYAEEKITSPYQYRYFLNVVTFGYTTPYWNWKRWEQELDWMALHGVNMPLATVASEAIAARVWKKLGLSDAQIAEFFTGPAHLPWHRMGNLNKWDGPIPLSWHLDQLQLQHRILKRMHELGMHPIAPAFAGFVPEGFQNLHPDVEVKRLTWGGFPQEYNAFVLAPNTKYFEQIGKLFIQEWEAEFGKNEFYLSDSFNEMDVPVPKNDTAAKYKLLADYGASIYKSIAAGNPDAVWVTQGWTFGYQHKFWDTETLKAMLKNVPDDKMIIVDLANEFPKYVWHIEQTWKTQQGYHDKKWIYSYVPNFGGKTTYTGDLSLYASGSAEALKSPYAKTLIGFGSAPEGIENNEVIYELLADLGWTNNSIDLDQWLAAYSSARYGAYPQSLKESWNLLRSSVYGSFSSYPRFTWQTVLPDQKRKTALNTSPAFLQAVKTFLQSADQLKSSQLYRADAIELAALYLSIKADDHYKLALRADTLQQREQRDDELAKAVNLLTVVDRLLQSHPTDRLEPWVEAARAHGTNVKQKDYYESNAKRLITTWGAAQSDYAARMWSGLIKDYYIPRMKLQLSDKRNALREWEERWIKTPWRNTTKAYADPLRVAIEMVNQN
- a CDS encoding endonuclease/exonuclease/phosphatase family protein, with the translated sequence MKIYSVALVSLFGFLFGCGVKTLPTGDSSNGSQTKSNTVSILTYNIHHANPPSKPGVIDIDAIANVIKQQQPDLVALQEVDVHTNRSGTTMHEAEEIARLAGMKAFFAKAIDYGGGEYGVAILSKFPMENLRNISLPTDDNTKGEHRTLAMATIVLPHNKKFVFACTHLDAQHDDVNRQMQIKKIIEVAKDESLPVVIAGDLNALPTSDVIKQLDGVFTRTCVGDCPFTIPEKNPNRTIDYIAFAPASTFSILSHAVVDESYASDHRPVKAILQLR
- a CDS encoding polysaccharide lyase family 8 super-sandwich domain-containing protein, producing MKRNVIVFIGCLLLVQVLFAQADTVLNRYKQYLFRTFEVSDDAGQLQASLSSEGRWSDIDYNDQERGGWKPLLHLKRLRQLAYAYVNPQSKFYHQTQTLQSIELALSDWLQHRYKCPNWWHNEIGVPQQMRDIVILIGPSLSPTQLQGALEILGQYRIQSNSTGANLTWTADLGLHYGLLTKDSALVQKCRNLLVNEIKITTVDGVQPDYSFHQHDKRLQMYQYGAAFLKENVRLAWELRETALAFPKEKINVLTDFLLEGWQWMARGINTVPGTMDRSASRKNALHSPDVRELLPFFIELAPEKKTELASIANHQNGHGALSGFRYYPYSDFAAYQQPDFSLFVKTISTRTQVTESINSENLKGRLLNSGDAYLIHDGQEYFNLMPAWNWNYLPGITSFGGADKIIRKDFAGSVTDGKTGLTSMDYVLANKDGSAFISAKKSWFCYGNTVVCLVADLKGQNVDSAYTAMDQSRWRSAVTVNKESNMLAEGNHHIRHIKWVHHNNFVYVPLGNATADVRLQSVTAKWSDINTSEPNEPVKEKIFMPLLLHKNLSRVQSFGYIAAFCKTPAEASCIAKNPGCKILRNDSTCQVVSFTDGSLMAAFFGPGVVAFKGGRLSVTKPCLLLLKDGKLYASDSLQSNDSVRVQLNNKVYDVQLPANGFSTKGLSLK
- a CDS encoding glycoside hydrolase family 88 protein, with product MADKRLEEKIDQNFSDAAAQYKGMMRRLPADRFPKTYYAQTDKFQTGASSDWCSGFYPGTLLYLYEQTKDQSLLLESERILKVLEKEKNNKTTHDLGFMMYCSFGNAERIQPKPAFKDILLTSARSLASRFNPKVGCIKSWDKVKSYHGGEWSYPVIIDNMMNLELLFYASKVTGDSSFRNMAISHARKTAQNHVRPDYSSYHVVNYDPETGAVKSRETHQGFSDNSTWSRGEAWGIYGFTMVYRESGEKSFLKTAEGMADFFLAHLPKDTIPDWDFNVNQSGYTPQWKYDPSKFAEIPKDASAAAVAASALIELSQYTNKKQSKKYLKAAEDILWALSSPKYKAATGENGNFILKHSTGSVPAYSEIDVPLTYADYYFVEAMKRYKELKK
- a CDS encoding DUF5107 domain-containing protein; this encodes MEQSSVSVWKETVVIPTYEVGVPDKNPMFFENRVYQGSSGVVYPNPVIDKIYDEKKDKEYTGLFLENRYLKIMILPELGGRVQMAYDKIKGRHFVYYNQVIKPALVGLCGPWISGGIEFNWPQHHRPSTFEPVDYSIEEASDGSKTIWVNEVERMFGTKGMAGFVLHPDKAFLEINVKLYNRTPLPQTFLWWANPAVKVNDDYQSVFPPDVNAVFDHGKRDVSSFPIAKGTYYKVNYAPGTDISRYKNIPVPTSYMAINSDYDFLGGYEHDTRAGVLHVANHHVSPGKKQWTWGHSDFGLAWDRNLTDEDGPYIELMAGVFTDNQPDFSWLMPYEEKTFTQYFLPYRELGVVKGATKDVLLNVEQIGEALDLKLFATSSQNVIIRLACAGQLLFNKKVFVSPEELFATSTPVKETISTKDITVTILNESGKEILRYEPGKAKEKELPEAAKPALAPKDVETTEELFLTGLHLEQYRHATYSPVPYYEEALRRDPTDIRNNNALGLWYFRRGQFERSEPFFRAAIESLSKRNPNPYDGEPYYNLGLCLKMQGRNEEAYESFYKAAWNAAWQHGSYFSIAQLDLSKGNYHSALEHIQLSLDRNAGNSKAYVLKIAALRKLERYDEALQVCEVALKRDLFNLGVYFEQSKIYRKRNNEVVAKASIEQLNILARGYEQNYFEYALDYAAAGLFDEAIELLQAIAEKKEMSASPMLWYYLGWLHQQLGSENESLRYFEKASTADSSYCFPNRLQDIIVLQSAINCNPKDAKAPYYLGNLWYDKRQYNEAIDCWKLSLERDNSFPTVYRNLGMAFFNKRNDVLAAQSIYERAFTLNTSDARVLMEVDQLYKRLNQEPKARLAFLKKHLQVVEKRDDLYLERTALYNLLGDYETAHELIMQRKFHPWEGGEGKVSAQYCYSLIEMAKQQLGLNNFSKAIELLEQAQVYPHNLGEGKLFGAQENDIFYWMACAYEEMGNTKKANEFYAKATAGSFTPSAAIVYNDQQPDKMFYQGLAWSKLGEKEKATQIFQRLVQYGKEHVNGDVKIDYFAVSLPDLLIFEDDLSLRNRVHCHYMLGLGLLGLGEYQEAEQAFKKALQEDVVHLGCITHLRLVTQLESAKATAQQSA